A genomic window from Microvirga sp. TS319 includes:
- the fixJ gene encoding response regulator FixJ, with amino-acid sequence MSSGAVVYVVDDDVGVRKALSFLLVSAGLNVRLYESANSFLREVPDPGRCCIVTDVRMPGIDGLEFIRRLNERGFNVPIIVMTGHADIPLAVEAMKAGAIDFLEKPFREDRFLEVVRFALVCDEKSVRRSQELLKTQARLQSLSQRERQVLDCLVEGKANKAIAHELNISIRTVEIHRSNVMAKMEARSLSELIRMALFVEAVTIN; translated from the coding sequence ATGTCGAGCGGGGCGGTCGTATATGTGGTGGACGATGACGTTGGAGTGCGCAAAGCGCTCTCCTTCCTGCTGGTATCCGCCGGTCTTAACGTTCGCTTGTACGAGTCGGCCAACTCTTTCCTCAGGGAAGTCCCTGATCCGGGCCGCTGTTGCATCGTTACAGATGTCCGCATGCCTGGGATCGACGGTCTGGAGTTCATCCGGCGCCTTAATGAGAGAGGTTTCAACGTGCCCATCATCGTCATGACAGGGCATGCCGACATCCCACTTGCGGTTGAGGCCATGAAGGCTGGAGCCATCGACTTTCTCGAGAAACCTTTCCGTGAAGACCGCTTCCTGGAGGTCGTTCGGTTTGCACTTGTGTGTGACGAAAAGAGCGTCCGGAGAAGCCAGGAATTGCTCAAGACCCAAGCCCGACTTCAGTCCCTTTCTCAGCGCGAGCGTCAGGTTCTGGACTGCTTGGTGGAAGGAAAGGCGAACAAGGCCATCGCCCATGAGCTCAACATCAGCATCCGGACCGTCGAGATTCACCGCTCGAATGTCATGGCCAAGATGGAGGCACGAAGCCTTTCCGAGTTGATCCGAATGGCCCTCTTCGTCGAGGCCGTCACCATCAACTAA
- the flgB gene encoding flagellar basal body rod protein FlgB: MTSPVYLFDLASRQAQWLAARQTTISGNIANANTPGYRARDVEPFVDILDKTKLAMAATNNGHIGFDASRPDAMKVKKADTWDTVYSRNSVSMEQELIKAGEVDRQHSLNTSIIKAFHRMLLSTVRT; encoded by the coding sequence GTGACGTCACCTGTCTATCTGTTCGATCTGGCATCGCGGCAGGCGCAATGGCTCGCAGCGCGGCAGACCACGATCTCAGGAAACATCGCGAACGCGAACACACCGGGCTATCGCGCGAGGGACGTCGAGCCCTTTGTCGATATTCTGGACAAAACCAAATTGGCTATGGCTGCGACGAACAACGGGCATATTGGCTTCGATGCGTCCCGACCGGACGCCATGAAGGTAAAGAAGGCCGATACCTGGGATACCGTCTACTCACGCAACTCCGTCAGCATGGAGCAAGAGTTGATCAAGGCCGGGGAAGTCGATCGGCAGCACTCTTTGAACACCAGTATTATCAAAGCATTCCATCGGATGCTGCTGTCGACGGTGAGAACTTGA
- the flgC gene encoding flagellar basal body rod protein FlgC, whose protein sequence is MTIDPLVASTKLSSAGLEAQSARLRVISENVANAQSTGRTPGSDPYARKTITFKSALDRALGASSVSVKDVGRDDTPFPVEYDPGNPAADANGMVKKPNVNMLIEMADMREANRSYQANLQMMKQARAMISATIDLMRG, encoded by the coding sequence ATGACGATTGATCCTCTTGTCGCATCTACGAAACTTTCCAGCGCGGGGCTTGAGGCGCAATCGGCGCGTCTGCGCGTGATTTCCGAAAACGTTGCGAACGCCCAGTCCACGGGACGTACGCCCGGATCCGACCCCTACGCTCGAAAGACGATTACATTCAAATCGGCACTCGACCGGGCGTTAGGGGCTTCATCCGTTTCCGTGAAGGACGTCGGAAGAGACGATACGCCATTCCCGGTCGAGTACGATCCCGGCAATCCTGCTGCGGATGCAAACGGAATGGTGAAAAAGCCAAACGTCAACATGCTGATCGAGATGGCCGACATGCGCGAAGCCAACCGGTCGTACCAGGCTAACCTGCAAATGATGAAGCAGGCCCGTGCGATGATTTCCGCAACCATCGACCTAATGAGAGGCTGA
- a CDS encoding flagellar hook-basal body complex protein FliE: MISAASSITSLIDHSSAVSSVSTATVRPVATAPSSGVGQVSFLDTMAQVASTAIDTLKSGEASSISGIQGKASVQQVAEAVMAAEQTLQTAIAIRDKVVAAYQEIARMAI, encoded by the coding sequence ATGATCAGTGCAGCATCCTCGATCACGTCCCTGATCGATCATTCATCCGCGGTAAGCTCCGTATCGACGGCTACCGTCAGGCCGGTTGCCACCGCACCTTCGAGCGGGGTCGGGCAGGTCAGCTTTCTTGACACCATGGCTCAGGTCGCCTCAACGGCAATCGATACTTTGAAATCGGGCGAGGCGTCTTCCATTTCGGGTATCCAGGGCAAGGCTTCGGTGCAGCAGGTGGCGGAAGCCGTGATGGCTGCCGAGCAGACACTCCAGACGGCAATCGCGATCCGCGACAAGGTTGTCGCGGCCTATCAAGAAATCGCCCGGATGGCGATCTAA
- the flgG gene encoding flagellar basal-body rod protein FlgG: MRALAIAATGMNAQQLNVEVIANNISNVNTTAFKTARAEFTDLLYQAERAQAVPTQTGASPVPEGAMLGLGVRAAAIRNLHRQGSLTNTSNQFDLALNGRGWFQVDSPNGETVYTRAGAFNKDANGQLVTLDGYTLNPPIIVPQNAIDVTINESGEVFAKIDGQTNPQNIGQLTLANFTNDAGLEPLGGNYYRETIASGAPTVGVPSDPGYGKIHQGYLEASNVDAIKEITNLITAQRAFEMNSKVIQAADDMAGTVSKGIR; encoded by the coding sequence ATGAGAGCGCTTGCCATTGCTGCGACGGGCATGAATGCTCAGCAGCTCAACGTCGAGGTCATCGCGAACAACATCTCGAACGTGAACACGACGGCGTTCAAGACCGCCCGCGCCGAATTCACGGACCTGCTGTATCAAGCCGAGCGCGCGCAGGCAGTCCCGACGCAGACAGGGGCGAGCCCGGTCCCAGAGGGTGCAATGCTAGGCCTCGGTGTGCGTGCCGCGGCAATTCGCAATCTGCACAGGCAAGGGTCTCTCACGAATACGTCGAACCAGTTCGACCTTGCCTTGAATGGAAGGGGTTGGTTCCAGGTGGATTCGCCCAATGGCGAAACCGTCTATACGCGGGCTGGCGCCTTCAACAAGGATGCCAACGGCCAGCTTGTCACGCTTGACGGTTACACGCTCAATCCGCCGATCATCGTTCCTCAGAACGCCATCGACGTGACGATCAACGAGTCGGGTGAGGTCTTCGCCAAGATCGACGGGCAAACAAACCCACAGAACATCGGACAGTTGACGCTTGCGAACTTCACCAATGATGCAGGCCTCGAGCCTCTCGGAGGTAATTATTACCGGGAAACGATTGCATCCGGAGCGCCTACAGTTGGAGTCCCGTCTGATCCCGGCTACGGCAAAATTCATCAAGGCTATCTTGAGGCTTCGAACGTCGACGCCATCAAGGAAATTACCAACCTCATCACGGCTCAGCGTGCATTCGAGATGAACTCCAAGGTCATTCAGGCAGCGGATGACATGGCTGGGACAGTCTCGAAGGGTATTCGCTGA
- the flgA gene encoding flagellar basal body P-ring formation chaperone FlgA produces the protein MRRLLRFAAFAATVAIIIQPALGEERVLPVPAVTIYPGDTISESMLKDRAFPENYRFRTAVVESPRVLAGKMARRTLLPGEPIPMNAVDDPKLVTRGVQTAILFEEGGLSIIGIGIPLQSGTLGETIQVKNVDSGRIITGRVQSDGRIRIGIQ, from the coding sequence ATGAGACGTTTACTTCGCTTCGCAGCATTTGCGGCTACGGTTGCCATCATAATTCAACCAGCACTCGGCGAGGAGCGCGTGCTCCCAGTTCCGGCCGTCACGATCTATCCTGGCGACACGATCAGCGAATCGATGCTCAAGGACAGGGCGTTCCCTGAGAACTACCGTTTCCGGACGGCCGTCGTGGAGTCGCCGCGCGTCCTGGCCGGTAAAATGGCCCGCCGGACATTGCTGCCGGGAGAGCCGATTCCCATGAATGCCGTTGACGATCCGAAACTCGTCACGCGCGGAGTTCAGACGGCCATCTTGTTCGAAGAGGGTGGCTTGTCGATCATCGGCATTGGGATTCCATTGCAGTCGGGCACCTTGGGTGAGACGATTCAGGTGAAGAACGTCGATAGTGGCCGGATCATTACGGGACGCGTTCAATCCGACGGCAGGATCAGGATCGGCATCCAATGA
- the flgI gene encoding flagellar basal body P-ring protein FlgI — protein MIIRAILLVLGILVASQAAAATRIKDVANVQGVRDNQLIGYGLVMGLQGTGDTLRNSQFTEQALQSMLDRMGVNVRDVNLRTRNVAAVIVTADLPPFVGPGSRIDVTVTSMGDASSLKGGTLMLTALQGGDGQIYAVAQGAIVVSGFSAQGQAETLTSGVATSGRIANGALVEREVWGGFDAVGTLAFELKNPDYKTATLVTDAINQYAQHRFGIRVAAPKDFRTVVLQRPKNIAATRFIAELGDIEIQPDTPARIVVDQRTGTVVIGKNVQISTVAITHGALTIRVTEMPEVSQPDPLSFGQTVVVPRTQISAAEERVPLAIVRGSDLQTLVKGLNQMGLKPSDVIAILQAVKTAGALQAELVVQ, from the coding sequence ATGATTATCCGAGCTATTCTGCTTGTTCTGGGCATTCTCGTTGCATCCCAGGCCGCGGCGGCCACGCGCATCAAGGACGTAGCCAATGTCCAGGGCGTCCGTGACAATCAGCTGATCGGCTATGGCCTGGTCATGGGACTCCAGGGCACGGGCGATACGCTTCGTAACTCCCAGTTTACCGAGCAAGCTCTGCAGTCGATGTTGGACCGCATGGGGGTGAATGTCAGAGACGTCAATCTGAGAACCAGAAACGTTGCGGCGGTTATCGTAACGGCTGATCTTCCCCCCTTCGTAGGGCCTGGATCGCGGATAGACGTAACAGTCACCTCCATGGGCGATGCATCGTCCCTGAAGGGTGGCACTCTGATGTTGACGGCCCTTCAGGGGGGCGACGGTCAGATCTATGCCGTGGCTCAGGGCGCCATCGTGGTATCTGGCTTTTCGGCGCAAGGACAGGCGGAAACGCTGACGTCCGGCGTTGCGACGTCCGGCCGTATCGCGAACGGCGCCCTGGTTGAACGAGAGGTCTGGGGAGGGTTCGATGCCGTCGGGACGCTCGCCTTCGAGCTCAAGAACCCGGATTACAAGACGGCCACTCTGGTCACTGACGCGATCAATCAATATGCGCAGCACCGGTTCGGGATTCGCGTCGCTGCTCCGAAGGATTTTCGCACCGTCGTTCTTCAGAGGCCGAAGAATATCGCGGCAACCCGATTCATCGCCGAACTGGGTGATATCGAGATCCAGCCGGACACGCCGGCCCGTATCGTGGTGGATCAGAGGACCGGAACGGTCGTTATCGGCAAGAATGTGCAGATTTCAACCGTTGCCATTACTCACGGTGCCCTGACGATCCGCGTCACGGAGATGCCGGAGGTTTCCCAGCCTGATCCCTTATCATTCGGTCAGACGGTGGTTGTGCCGCGAACACAGATCTCTGCTGCAGAGGAGCGGGTGCCGCTTGCGATCGTCAGAGGTTCCGATCTGCAAACTTTGGTCAAAGGCCTGAATCAGATGGGACTTAAACCTTCCGATGTCATCGCGATATTGCAGGCGGTAAAGACCGCAGGAGCCCTCCAAGCAGAACTGGTGGTCCAATGA
- a CDS encoding MotE family protein translates to MMKHKALTMAQVLAVGAMVASGTPGFAFAEEKTADVKSNNYCANIADAAADARFALQKAELASMEKEIEGRLKILEAKRAEYEEWLRRRNEVLKRADETVVAIYSRMRPDAAALQLINMEEEIAAAVVARLNPRTASAILNEMEPARAAQLANIITDAPKRVASNGRKD, encoded by the coding sequence ATGATGAAGCACAAAGCTTTGACAATGGCACAGGTGCTCGCAGTTGGAGCGATGGTCGCGTCTGGCACGCCCGGATTTGCCTTTGCCGAGGAAAAGACGGCCGATGTCAAGAGCAACAACTATTGCGCAAATATTGCCGATGCAGCTGCAGATGCTCGCTTTGCTCTCCAGAAAGCGGAACTCGCCAGTATGGAGAAGGAAATTGAGGGAAGGCTCAAAATCCTTGAGGCCAAACGTGCCGAATACGAGGAGTGGCTTCGCCGCCGCAATGAGGTTCTGAAGAGGGCCGACGAAACGGTCGTGGCAATCTATTCACGCATGCGACCGGATGCGGCCGCGCTGCAATTGATCAACATGGAAGAAGAGATTGCGGCGGCGGTCGTCGCCCGGCTCAACCCTCGAACGGCAAGCGCCATTCTGAATGAAATGGAGCCGGCGCGTGCAGCTCAGCTGGCCAATATCATCACAGACGCTCCTAAACGAGTTGCGAGCAACGGGAGGAAAGATTGA
- the flgH gene encoding flagellar basal body L-ring protein FlgH gives MRFVIAIGSLCLLAACATRPEDLGREPTMSPVGAGIAVEREPLPGVFRSTASAAPNSTWSNISADLFTSPRARQVGDIVTVNIQIDDKAQFDNASDRSRSSSIDAGLSYGFAFKGWQADGKGDVGLDSSSSSKGQGTIDRSEKLRLSVAAIVTEVLPNGNVIISGSQEVRVNYEVRILNIAGIVRPRDISPRNTISYDKIAEARVSYGGRGRIMEVQQPAYGQQIYDAVVPF, from the coding sequence TTGAGATTTGTCATTGCTATTGGCAGCCTCTGCCTTCTCGCAGCTTGTGCAACCCGTCCCGAGGACCTCGGTCGAGAGCCGACGATGTCGCCTGTCGGAGCAGGCATAGCGGTGGAGCGGGAGCCGCTTCCCGGAGTGTTCAGGAGCACGGCCAGTGCGGCGCCCAACTCCACCTGGAGCAACATTAGCGCCGATCTGTTCACCAGTCCCCGCGCACGGCAGGTCGGCGATATTGTCACGGTCAATATCCAGATCGACGATAAGGCCCAGTTCGACAATGCAAGCGACCGATCCCGTTCATCGTCGATCGACGCCGGACTTAGCTATGGATTTGCCTTCAAGGGCTGGCAAGCCGACGGAAAGGGCGATGTGGGGCTGGATTCTTCCTCGTCGTCAAAGGGGCAGGGTACGATCGACCGCTCCGAGAAGCTGCGCCTCTCCGTTGCCGCCATTGTGACGGAGGTCCTCCCCAACGGAAACGTCATCATCAGCGGCTCCCAGGAGGTCCGGGTCAACTATGAGGTGCGAATATTGAACATCGCTGGTATCGTTCGCCCGCGCGATATCTCGCCGAGAAATACAATCAGTTACGACAAGATTGCCGAGGCGCGTGTTTCGTACGGCGGCCGTGGACGGATCATGGAAGTGCAACAGCCTGCCTACGGACAGCAGATCTATGATGCCGTGGTTCCGTTCTGA
- a CDS encoding flagellar basal body-associated FliL family protein, producing MAENLALPPPSRQTSEKEGIKSLLLTLALLTLLSALVGGGFGLSIVTNIEKRIEEKYSSQVGQVGEKSPYSGDITVKKLAPVVANLAASETDWIRLEASVVYKAGFEFNPDLVAAEARQDILAYLRTVTLAQIQGASGLLHVREDLNERVKLRSKGMIQELVLETLVVQ from the coding sequence ATGGCAGAGAACCTCGCGTTGCCTCCACCATCTCGTCAGACGTCAGAAAAGGAAGGCATCAAAAGCCTCCTTCTGACGCTTGCTCTGCTGACGCTTCTGTCTGCTCTCGTGGGCGGCGGCTTTGGGTTGTCTATCGTTACGAATATCGAAAAGAGGATCGAGGAGAAATACTCATCGCAGGTTGGGCAAGTGGGGGAGAAAAGTCCGTACTCTGGCGATATCACCGTTAAGAAGCTGGCCCCCGTTGTCGCCAATCTTGCTGCTTCCGAAACGGATTGGATCCGCCTCGAGGCGTCCGTCGTCTACAAAGCTGGCTTTGAGTTCAATCCCGATCTTGTCGCAGCTGAGGCCCGACAGGATATCCTCGCATATCTGAGGACCGTTACGCTGGCTCAGATCCAGGGAGCAAGCGGGCTCCTTCATGTGAGAGAGGATCTCAACGAACGTGTTAAACTCAGATCGAAAGGGATGATTCAGGAACTCGTTCTCGAGACCCTCGTCGTACAGTAA
- the fliP gene encoding flagellar type III secretion system pore protein FliP (The bacterial flagellar biogenesis protein FliP forms a type III secretion system (T3SS)-type pore required for flagellar assembly.) — translation MRIRLVFTSLFLLLLTGAGAYAQVPSLENLLPPGDGAASGRIIQIVVLLTVLSLAPGLLIMVTSFTRFVVAFSFLRSGLGLQSTPANIFLISLSLFMTFFVMGPTFDKAWNEGVRPLTENRITEAEAFTRTADPFREFMLVHVRPKDLQTFIDLASANYPAAGEGEKIDMRILIPAFMISELRRGFEIGFLIALPFLVIDMIVATLVMSMGMMMMPPTVLALPFKILFFVLIDGWNILVSGLVRSYF, via the coding sequence ATGAGAATTCGGCTTGTTTTCACGAGTTTGTTCCTTCTTCTCCTGACGGGAGCTGGCGCGTATGCTCAGGTTCCGAGTCTCGAGAACCTCCTCCCACCCGGCGATGGAGCGGCAAGCGGACGAATCATTCAAATCGTCGTCCTGCTGACGGTACTTTCTCTCGCACCGGGCCTTCTCATCATGGTGACGAGCTTCACCCGCTTTGTCGTCGCGTTTTCCTTTCTGCGCTCCGGCTTGGGACTGCAAAGCACCCCGGCTAACATCTTCTTGATCAGTCTCTCTCTTTTCATGACATTCTTCGTTATGGGCCCGACTTTCGACAAGGCATGGAACGAGGGTGTCCGACCTCTGACGGAGAACAGAATTACAGAGGCTGAGGCCTTTACCAGGACGGCCGATCCATTCCGAGAGTTCATGCTCGTCCATGTTCGTCCAAAAGACCTCCAGACGTTCATCGATCTGGCATCCGCCAACTATCCCGCGGCCGGGGAGGGGGAAAAGATCGATATGCGCATCCTTATCCCCGCATTCATGATTTCAGAGCTAAGGAGAGGCTTCGAGATCGGCTTCCTGATTGCTCTTCCCTTTCTGGTCATCGACATGATCGTGGCGACGCTTGTGATGTCCATGGGCATGATGATGATGCCGCCGACGGTCCTGGCTCTTCCCTTCAAGATCCTCTTTTTCGTGCTTATCGACGGTTGGAACATTCTCGTCAGCGGATTGGTCCGGTCCTATTTTTGA
- the fliF gene encoding flagellar basal-body MS-ring/collar protein FliF, giving the protein MPGRQHAERLWTSLMQLGARRLAALAAIGLVVFFAVGIGAYYLSRPAQETLYTGLDREDVGRMGAVLKDAGIAFDVSSDGTALLVSYGNTAQARMLLAEKGLPHSTKSGYELFNDLGSLGLTSFMQEVTKVRALEGELARTIQGMKGIKAARVHIVLPERGSFRREQQPPSASVVIRTSPSDDTSSAQAIRHLVAAAIPGMAVDKVTVMNTEGTLLASGDEAANASSGKLANLEKTVGLEIQDSIRRTLSPYLGVGNFEISVAARLNTDKVSTNETIFNPDSKVERSTRTVRETEVSQNKSGQRPTTVQQNLPEENVRGDSNDSSSEDNQRREELTNYEISSKTIQTVSDGYSIRNLSVAVLVNKSRIASLLGEGASSGEIEAKVSEIEQLVSSAAGFNKDRGDQIKVAAVSFVDDSGVMQPVPGPSVAEILMRQFGTVVNALTVLALCAMLIWFGLRPAVRMLIARHQADIEIQREQMAALAAVEAAKELQIAEQEGEMQQHALEDNSNQPLIEMPRTPQRKLEQIVELSEEQAAAVLKQWLRQEAA; this is encoded by the coding sequence ATGCCCGGTCGCCAGCATGCCGAAAGATTGTGGACTAGTCTGATGCAGCTTGGGGCCCGCCGATTGGCGGCCCTGGCGGCAATCGGCCTTGTGGTGTTCTTTGCCGTTGGCATCGGTGCCTACTATCTCAGCCGCCCGGCCCAGGAGACGCTCTACACCGGCCTTGACCGCGAGGATGTCGGCCGAATGGGGGCAGTCCTCAAGGACGCGGGAATTGCGTTCGACGTCAGCTCCGATGGAACGGCGCTTCTCGTAAGCTACGGCAATACGGCTCAGGCCCGAATGTTGCTCGCCGAAAAGGGGCTGCCTCACAGCACGAAGTCCGGCTATGAGCTGTTTAACGATCTCGGGTCCCTGGGCCTGACCTCCTTCATGCAGGAGGTCACCAAGGTGCGTGCCCTCGAAGGGGAACTGGCTCGTACCATTCAGGGGATGAAGGGCATCAAGGCTGCCCGCGTTCACATCGTGCTGCCGGAACGGGGTTCATTCCGGCGAGAACAGCAACCTCCGTCAGCTTCCGTAGTGATCCGAACGTCGCCTTCCGACGATACGTCCTCAGCGCAGGCGATCCGTCATCTCGTGGCTGCGGCCATTCCCGGTATGGCCGTCGACAAAGTGACGGTCATGAATACCGAGGGAACCCTGCTGGCGTCGGGAGACGAAGCCGCCAATGCATCGTCAGGCAAGCTGGCCAATCTTGAGAAAACCGTTGGGCTTGAGATTCAGGACAGTATCCGGAGGACCCTATCACCCTATCTCGGCGTCGGAAACTTCGAGATCAGCGTCGCCGCGCGTCTTAACACGGATAAGGTGAGCACCAACGAAACGATCTTCAATCCGGATTCCAAGGTTGAGCGCTCGACACGAACCGTGCGCGAAACTGAAGTTTCCCAGAATAAATCCGGCCAGCGGCCCACGACCGTTCAGCAGAACCTTCCGGAGGAGAACGTTCGCGGAGACTCGAACGACAGCTCAAGCGAGGACAACCAGCGTCGGGAAGAGCTGACCAACTACGAGATCTCTTCCAAGACGATTCAAACCGTTAGCGATGGCTATTCCATCAGGAACCTCTCGGTTGCGGTATTGGTCAACAAGTCGCGCATTGCATCCCTGCTTGGCGAAGGGGCAAGCTCGGGTGAGATCGAGGCAAAGGTCTCAGAAATCGAGCAACTGGTATCTTCTGCGGCTGGGTTCAACAAAGATCGTGGAGACCAGATCAAGGTCGCTGCCGTAAGTTTCGTCGACGATAGCGGAGTGATGCAACCTGTCCCTGGGCCGTCGGTAGCCGAAATCCTGATGCGCCAATTCGGAACGGTTGTGAACGCTCTGACGGTGCTCGCTCTCTGTGCGATGCTGATCTGGTTCGGATTGCGTCCCGCCGTTCGTATGCTCATCGCCCGGCACCAGGCCGACATAGAGATTCAGCGCGAGCAGATGGCTGCATTGGCGGCAGTCGAGGCCGCGAAGGAGCTCCAGATCGCTGAACAGGAAGGGGAGATGCAGCAGCATGCTCTTGAGGATAATTCCAACCAGCCATTGATCGAAATGCCCCGGACGCCGCAGCGGAAGCTGGAACAGATTGTCGAGCTTAGCGAAGAGCAAGCCGCTGCCGTTCTGAAACAATGGCTCCGGCAAGAGGCCGCATAA
- a CDS encoding MotB family protein — protein MLNTGKQEIIIVRRSDDDDGAVKGGAWKIAHADFMTAMMAFFLIMWLIGVSDQDTKTGVANYFNPVQLADSTSNKKGLDDPQNVPPERETENNKKGREKGSGSGTGGKSEQLQKPRFKEGALFQDPYAVLAKIAEDIEPNPHDTLGADVTPGESDVPGLSSGEVFRDPFDPLYWQVAPVEDLKTETPPKPRTASPPPKAEIDVLAPSNPKQTVVEHSASGLAKAASTQAKPPVEAQSSVDEGGGNASLEDAADRKAAELKKEIMNAVQPGSDAAPKPHIEVRRTGAGTMISLTDDFDFSMFAVGSAEPHAKVVQAMAKIAAILQSRPGKIVIRGHTDSRPFRSANYDNWRLSQARAQMALYMLVRGGLDENRIVRVEGHADRDPKIPSDPKADQNRRVEILLQE, from the coding sequence ATGCTGAATACAGGCAAGCAGGAAATCATCATCGTTCGCCGCAGTGACGATGACGACGGCGCTGTCAAGGGCGGCGCATGGAAAATCGCTCATGCCGACTTCATGACAGCCATGATGGCATTCTTCCTGATCATGTGGCTCATCGGGGTCTCGGATCAGGACACGAAGACCGGTGTGGCAAATTACTTCAATCCCGTTCAGTTGGCCGACTCGACTTCGAACAAGAAAGGGCTGGACGATCCCCAGAATGTTCCTCCCGAACGCGAGACCGAGAACAACAAGAAAGGAAGGGAAAAAGGAAGCGGCTCAGGCACGGGGGGGAAATCCGAACAATTGCAGAAGCCTCGTTTTAAGGAGGGGGCACTGTTTCAGGACCCCTACGCCGTGCTCGCAAAGATTGCCGAGGATATCGAGCCGAACCCCCACGATACTCTCGGCGCGGACGTGACGCCCGGTGAGAGCGACGTTCCGGGATTGAGCAGCGGGGAGGTTTTCAGAGACCCTTTCGACCCGCTCTACTGGCAGGTCGCTCCTGTCGAGGACTTGAAGACGGAAACTCCGCCTAAGCCGCGAACGGCAAGTCCGCCTCCAAAGGCCGAGATTGACGTCCTGGCTCCATCCAATCCGAAGCAGACCGTCGTGGAGCATTCCGCCTCGGGGTTGGCGAAGGCTGCATCGACCCAGGCTAAGCCGCCGGTTGAAGCGCAATCCTCCGTCGATGAAGGAGGAGGCAACGCGAGCCTGGAGGATGCCGCTGATCGGAAAGCCGCAGAACTCAAGAAGGAAATCATGAACGCGGTTCAGCCTGGATCAGATGCGGCACCCAAGCCTCACATCGAAGTGCGGCGGACAGGTGCGGGCACTATGATCAGTTTGACGGACGATTTCGACTTCTCGATGTTTGCGGTTGGCTCCGCCGAGCCCCATGCCAAGGTCGTCCAGGCCATGGCGAAGATTGCAGCAATCCTGCAGTCCCGTCCTGGAAAGATCGTCATTCGAGGGCACACGGACAGCCGGCCTTTCAGGTCTGCGAACTACGACAACTGGCGCTTGTCTCAAGCGCGAGCGCAAATGGCATTGTATATGCTTGTACGTGGCGGATTGGACGAGAACCGAATCGTGCGGGTCGAAGGCCATGCTGATCGTGATCCGAAGATTCCGTCGGATCCGAAGGCTGACCAGAACCGGCGGGTCGAAATATTGCTTCAGGAGTGA